The Rhodamnia argentea isolate NSW1041297 chromosome 7, ASM2092103v1, whole genome shotgun sequence genome contains the following window.
CTCCTCTCGTTCGCCAAGAAACTTTCCCAATCGAGATTTTCTTCCTTGCCAGCAAGAAAGCTCAACGCTTTTTTTCTGCCTTGCCCACAAGAAAACTTCACGTCTTACCTCCATGATTGAAGCGACTCCGATGGAGCTTGCGGAACTTGCTTCTTGAAATTTGGTTTGGGCCGTCGCTGAACCGGAAAGTTGACAGCCGCTCAACCAGGAGAGGAAAAAGTAAGTTAAAGGGTCCAAATTGATGGAGATGAATTCGCTCTCGAGCCGGCCGAGCATGGAGTCCTCAGGAAGATCAGGGGAGTCTCAATCTGGTCACAACCCGGTACTTGACCGTTCCAGTGATGGAGCAGCCTCGGAATGGTCTACTTCCATTGAGATGTCGGATGCATCGCCGGATCACACGGAGGCGATGGCAGGTTCCGGCATGAAGGCATATGATTTGCAGGTAATTCCACCAAATCCTCTTTCTTTTAGCAATAATTACcagaccaaaaatgaaagaaaggagaaaggggGGGGTGTTTGGGGAAGAGGGAAGATAAGGTATGATATCTGGGTGGGAAGATGAATAAGGCAGTAACTTAATAGCTTACAGATATGTATTGCCTTCTTTGAACAGAAACCATTGAGGACATTAACTAGGAGATCTAGTTTAAGGTTGGCCAAGGGATTGACAAGAATGTCCAGTTCAAAACTCAGAAGATCTTCTTCGAAAAAGATCTCTGGAGTGGTAGATCtccaaaggaagaaattgaagaagTTGCGGTCTGTCAGGCTTGCGGGGTTTCAGACCACAAGGCCATCTAGAAGAAACCCAAGTTTGCTACATGACCAGCCTCTGAGTTCCTCGAGTGACATGGATGGAATGCCAAAGTATTTGAAGTCGACGAGGTGTTATGACGAGAAGAAGGTGAACTCTCAAGCAAGTACTCGTAATTCTGAGCCATCTGTCCGCAGCAATGATCGGAATGGAAAATTCTTGAGTAGCTTTGAGCCAAACCGGAGTCCTTCAAGTTACAAATCTGTTAAAGGCTTTACAAGAACTCCGACCCTCAGACCTGTGAAGATTTTAACTAAAACGGCCAGTTTGAAACCAAAGAGGCCTCCTGCACGGAAACGGCCACAAATTTCTCAGTCCTCTGACTCGAGCATTCATAGAGCTACCTGCTCTTCGGCTATCAGGGGATCAAAGGTTCCTGATCAGCTGGAGATTCCGCAAGAAGGCGATTCGTCTGAGAGGATTTTGGCGAAGAAAGTCTGTCCATATAGCTACTGTTCTCTTCACGGCCATCACCGGCATGGGGATGCTCCCACATTGAAGCGCTTGAAATCGGCAAGAAAGCGTGCGAATGCACAGCGAAGCAAGAAACTGGAAGGTCAGCCCCCTCAGAGAGTAAACAATATAGGCAACTCAGTAAAGGGAAATGACTCGAGCAAAACAGTGTGCAAGGGACAGCAAGCCGTCGAAGAATTAGGGAATGTCACTCCTACCGCTCAGAAACTCAAGAGGGAAGTTCCTGTAGAAATCTACACTGGACCAAAAGCAGATCCAAATGGAGATGTagctcaagatggaggcgaagTCAACTCTGATTCTTTGGGTCTAGTTGATATACAGTCGGTCAAAATTATGATCCCCCATAAAAGTTCTGGAGAAAATATACAGCAAGCATGTGTTTACAGCGAGGAACAGCATGTGCTGGTGTCTCCTCTGGCCCTTGAGAAGGAGACGCTCACGGAGTTTTGTCGAAGTGGAAGTGAGCTTGAAATTGGCATTACTGACTCTAATAATACACGAGAGAATGAAGAGGAAAGTTCATCAGTTAATTGCAATACCAAAGGAGGGAATGTTGCTCTTGATGAAGATCAAGCTGCATCCCCAGCGGTCTGCCAACTGAAACCTGAAGATGGTGGTTTGTCCCAGGACCTGTCCTCCAAGTCAACTGGTATCCCAGAAACCTGTCATTTAGAATACCCACAGGATGCCAACATTGTCAGAGAAGTTGATGCAGAAGAGCCCTCATGTTTGGAGTCAGAACTTCACCTGACTGAAATGACAGTGAACAGTGGAAACACCACTGTATCAGGTAGCATGCCTGATGAGCTAGCATGCACATCAGATGTATGTATCAGCAGCAAAGAATCTGCTAGGGCCTCAAAGGATGAATCATCTCCGGCAAATGAATTGAAGGGAGAAAACGCAGAAGCTCAATTTGGAGACTCTGAGCCGGATGATCCATTTAGGACTCCTCGGGGAACAAAGAAGTATAATGGGTTGTGGTACCTAATATATCAGCACATGGTCTCAGATATTGCTGAAAGCGGAGGGTCGCAGCCGTTCAATctacaaaatgagaaagaacaTGTGAAAGATGGCAATATGCTGCCTGGTGTGGATGGAACCAACCATTGTCAAGCGGTTTCTGAATGTGGTCAGGACGTTGAGATGGCAACCAATGATGAAGATCGGCAGCAGATGGAACTGTGCCAGAGTGATGCCATCAAACTGTTGCAAGAAGCAATTAGCAAAATTCTTCTTTCCCAAAGCCTGGATTGGAAGTCTGATAGCCAGTCAATGGGTAATGATACATATATGGGGGACCAGTGTCTCTCTGATGAGAATGATGGCAGCCGAGGTGCAATCGAATCGTCGAGAGTCTCTACTTTCCCTGAACTTCAGAATGGTGCAGCTCCAGATTCAAAAGAAGAACAGGTCAGAACTGAAGATCTCGATACCAAGAAGGAACAAAGGGAAACTAAGATGTGGAGAAGGCCTAACCAGCCAACACTTAAGAGATGGAGCAATGTGAAAAAGTTGATCCTTCTCAAGAGATTCGTCAAGGCATTGGAGAAAACTAGGAACTTCAAGCCAAGAATGCCCAGAAGCCAGTCCTCAGAACTTCACCCAGAAGCAGAGAAAGTCAGCTTAAGACGGCAATCGAcagaagagaggaagaaatcTGAGGAATGGATGCTTGATTATGCACTCCGGAAGGTCATTTCCAACCTGGATCCagcacaaaaaaggaaagtagcTCTCCTTGTAGAAGCCTTTGAAACTGTCGTCCCAGCAGAAGGATGTGAATCTCCCTTAAGTccaaattcatcattttcatctCCTGTTCGCCGTGCTAAAGCCAACGTAAATTGCTCAGTCCAGGATGACAAGCCAAAAGGCAGTGAGTATGGATACTCTTCTGCGACATTGACTGGGATGTCATCAAGCACATATCCAGTTGTACAAAGCAGCGGTTCCCCAACTGAAGAACAAGAGAACCCAGTGGCATCTTCTCAGGCCAAAGTAACAGGTCAGGACTTTTGTGAAATCAGTAAAGATACAAGCATGGTGATCTATGATGAAAACCCTATGAAAAATAGTTGTTCAAGTCCTGATGGGGTTATGAGTAAGTCCACTATTGCGAGTGATCCATCTGATCAGTGCTTGAAGGCAGAAAACAGTGACAATGACATTGAATTATTAGACGATAGAAAAGTTGAGGTGGAGAGTGCAAGGGAAACTCCAAGTTTAAATTTACTAGCTGACGGTTCTTATGCAGGATTGAGCAGAAAAAGCTACGAGACTGAAGGTTCAATGGGTGAAACAGTGCCGATATTAAATGATTCTAAACGTGATTTGCCTGAAGATATAGCAGAATCTGAGCCAGATGATCCATTTAGGACTCCTGTTGGAAGCAGGAAGAGTAATGGGTTGTGGTACCTAATATATCAGCACATGGTCTCAGACATCGCCGAAAGTGGAGGATTGCAGAGTctagaaaatgagaaagaatATGTGAAAGATGGCAGTACACTGCTTGGAGTGGAAGAAGCTGACTGTCGTCAAGAGGTTTCTGAAGGGGGTCATGACATTGAGGCAGCAACCAATGATGAAGATCGGCAGCAGACGGAACTGTGCCAGAGTGATGTCATCAAATTGCTACAAgaatcaattaacaaaattcttCTTTCCCGAAGTCCACATCAGAAGTTTGATGGACAGTCAAAAGCTAATGACTCAAAGTTGGAGGAGCAGTGTCACTCTGGTGAGAAGGATGAAAGCAGAGGTGAAACCGAATCATCAGGCATCTCTACTTCCTGTGAACTTCAGAATGGTGCAGCGTCAGATTCAAAAGAAGAGCAGGTCAGAACTGAAAATCTGCATACTGAGAAGGAACAAACACATACTAAGATTTGGCACAAGCCTAATCAGCCTACACTTAAGAGATGGAGCAGTGTGAAAAATTTCATCCTTCTCAAGAAATTTGTCAAGGCATTGGAGAAGACTAGGAACTTCAAGCCAAGAATGCCAAGAAGGCCATCCTCAGAACTTTTCACAGAATCAGAGAAGGTTAGCTTGAGACGGCAATCTATAGAAGAGCGGAAGAAATCTGAGGAATGGATGCTTGATCATGCACTCCGAAAGGTCATTTCCGACCTGGATCCTgcacagaaaagaaaagtagcTTTACTTGTAGAAGCTTTTGAAACTGTCGTCCCAGCACAAGAAGGTGAATCTACCATAAGTCCAAATATATCATTTTCATATCCTGCTTGCCGAGCCAAAGTCAACATGAATTGCTCAGTCCTGGATGACAGACCAATTGCCAGTGAGGATGGATACTTCTCTGAGACTTTGACTGGGAAGTCATCGAGCACTTATCCAGTTGCCGAAAGCAACAATTCCCCAACTGAAGAACAACAGAATACGGTGGCATTCTCTGAGGCCAAAGGAACAGGTTGGGACCTATGTTCAATCAGTACAGAATTAAGCAGTGCAGTCTATGATGAAAACCTTATGAAGATTAGTTTCTTAAGTCCTAATGAGGTTTTGAGTAAGCCCGTCATCGCAGGTGATCTATCTGATCGGTGCTTTAAGGAAGAAAACAGTGAAAATGTAGAGGAGTTTTCATGGAAAACTCCAAGTTTAAATTCACCACCTGAGGGTGCTGATGCTGGATCAAACAGCCAACCCTCCGAGACCAAAGGTTGTTTGGGTGAAACAGTGACATTATCCAATTATTCTAAAGGCCATTCGCCAGAAGATGATGATGCTGAGTCAACACACATTGAAGGGTCGTCCCCTTTACCATCTGTCGATGACACATGGGAGGAGCCCAGGATGGCTAGTCGAGAAGGTAATGATGGAGCAAATCCCATAGATGAGCTTTCATCTGATTCATCTCCACTTGAGGAGTCCATGCCTCTACGTGTCCCTAATGCAGAACCGGAAATACAGTTGGAGAACAAGAAGTATTCAAATCTCTGGTACTTGATACACAAGCACATGGTATCAAGTCTTAATACAGAAGATGAAAGCAGGTCAACTCTTGATGGCATCAAcaaggaagacgaagaagaagagaacaaattGGACAGAACATACAGTTCTTGTCCTTGTCAAGATTCACCAGAGGCAAAAGATCAGCAAACATCTCTAGGTCATAGGGATGATCGTGAAAAGATGGAACTCAAAAAAATTGAGGCCATTAAGCTGGTACAAGAGGCAATTGACAATATCCTTCTTCTGGAAGCTGAGGAAAGTTCATCAGGTGGTCAATTTTCGAGTAAGGACATTCAATATGAGGAGGCAGAATGTGCAGAGACTCTCACTTCAACATTGAATAATTCAGCTGATGATGGAAGGGTGGAACCTGAAGGAACAGAACAGCCCAGAGCTTCAGATCAAGAAACGCAGCTCCAATTTACTACTGTTAATGGTGCTTCCCATAAAGAGAATAGAATGGAGCCCAAGGTGGCAAGCAAATTTAGCCGAGGAGCAGTGAAAAATTGGAGCAACCTGAAGAAGGTAATTCTCCTTAAGAGATTCGTCAAGGCATTAGAGAAAGTGAGGAACCTCAACCTACAGCAGCCGCAACATCTTCCTCCTCAGCTGCTTGATGAACCAGAAAAAGTCAATTTGAGGCATCAGGACATGGATGGAAGGAAAAATACCGAGGAATGGATGTTGGATTATGCCCTTCAGCAAGTTGTTTCCAGATTAACTCCaacaaggagaagaaaagttcaCTTACTCGTAGAAGCTTTTGAAACGGTTAGTCCTCCAGTTGGGAATTGACCATACTTCAGGCACAAGGAACAGCTTTGTGTCATGCATATCCCTTTATTCCTCATCTATTATCAAGGTAAGAAACGGTTGAATGATTCAACTGAACCAAATGCCCACTTACCTGCAATTTGTATAACCAATTTCTGTCCATAAAATAGCGAGATGAACTTCCTTCTCATTGCAACCATTTTGGCAGAACAGGTCTAACTCTTCCTTTTCTAACTTTTTGCACACAGATAAATAAGTGAAGTCTCTTCAATGCAGAGAATTCATGGTCATCACTTAAGAGTTGCATTGGATTCATCAAATTGGAACGTTTGGGCGATCCAAGGAGATATAAGGTTCATTTATTGTCCTTCGATCATTGTGTTCTCACATGTAAGTGGGAGCTAACTAGCTCCTCTCACCTCAGAGGTTTAATTTGCATAGATCGGTATATGATGTCTACCTTGATATCATCAGGAGTCATTTTCCAAGTCAATGTACAGATGAACCTGTAGTTATTGAGTTTCTTGCTCCAGCTAGAGATGTGATAAGAGTGTGATGATGAAAAAGAATTTTGCATTTTCGACCATTTGTTACGTACTTGTGAATGAGGCAATCAGTTTCCGGAGTGCTTAGATGGTTTGGCTTTTTTTAGATGATTTCCTGCATGACTTATACCATCCCAGGCAGCATATCACTCCCTCCAGAAAATAGTTTATCTGCAGACACGCAATCCTGTCAGTGAAGATTGCTCTTGCTCTTGTTTAATGTTTCAACACGACTCCAGAATCAGAGAGCCGGGGGAAAGGAAGCCCCCGGTGATATGTCTATATAGTTATCTTTTCTGTTGCCGACTTTTGATTATGGGAGGACATGATACCTCAAATCTAAGGAAACGCAATTCCTACAACCACGACACTGAACTGAACCTAGGAAACTTTCGAAAGAGCAAAAGAGTAGTCGACAAACTGGCCTTGGAATGTCATCGAACACTTAGGCCGGCGAGGGTGTCTTGTCTTACGAGATCAAAAcgaattttatcttttcaacAAAGCTTTATCCATATCAGAAATACTCATTCTGTCAGCAACATCAAAGCAAAAATTAATGATCTAGTCCATTTATCAATCTCATCAATTAACATATCAATGGCTTATTCCACTTATCTATCTCATGTTCAATATTTAATCATGGTCACTACACAACACCTGGTAAAAAGGCGACCAAGATTTCCCTTATGGTAAGCTCTCCATCTATTATCAACCGATGGCTCATCCCCAAAGAATATCTTAAGCTCTAACCGCCGTAACCGGGTTCCTAGTGATATTAAGCATCAAACCATCATCCTCTAATAGCATAACTCAAATCTAGAGTGATTCACCAATTTCTCTCTAGTCAAGTTACCAAGATTTGGTTTATCATTTGacatttgagtttttttttttttttttgcggaatttattattatttgtaaaattttcttatgttttaccaaactttatttatctttcttaaGGTATATATTACATTTACCAACTATTATATGAACTTACTAATTCTAATTTGAGTGAATTATCAAATGTTCTCCAACTAAATTATCAACATGCTCTGATTTACCAACTCTCATTGAATTAGTTACCACTGATTATTTCCTTTTAGTTTATCAAAGTCATTCGAATAAAGGTTCGTATTTGATAGTAAGGCATTGGCGCGAAAGGTAATTGGAAGTTGGTAAAAAGTagtaaattgattttgaaatatgattttgagaGGATAATACTTTGAGagaagtacactagaagtgccaaagcTAACTAATTTAATAACAAAAGTTTCGAAATGACCACTTCTGTGctaaaattagagaaaaacaaTGACCTAAGCACTAAATTGGAGAAATTCCGCCCAAAGTGATTATGTGTATAATTAATTTgacatggaaatattttttaaaaaatagttcaTGTGGACTTCCATGTGgatccttaaaaaatagaaataactgaaaaaattaaattaaatttgaaaataagctaaaaaaggGGGTGAGAGTTTGAAAAGGAGTCATTGATGCTGCCTCATCGTTGTCGACAATGGCCAGCAGAGGTTGTTGACCCTTGGCCGGGGGCTAGCGACGCCCTccagccattgtcggtgatgtTGTGTTTGTGGTGGCttaatttaacttatttttaaattttttatttttattctaattaagttttatttttattttataataattttttaatttttgtctattttattgcTATTTAGAGCTCCGACAAGTCACATGGGAttcagatattaataaaaaatgaaaagtcaaaTTTCTGATTGAGCATATCAGAgttaacatttaaatgatcatttttaaaaaaaatcgatagcAAGTGACCATTtcgaaacttttggcactaattGAGCATCAtacacaacttttttttggtacttaTAGTGTACTTCTCCTATAAAACTTCTGAAGTACCTATCACATTGCTTTGGCAACTTATCGCACCGATATTTGACTCGATTCTACATAATTTTTTGAGAACAATAACATAGGAAATACATACTTTCTCTAAAATAATAGGAACTATGCCATTGCAACGAGTTTTTGTTAATTCGTTCGGTAGCAATAAGTTTGAGAGTGTAAAACTTTCGAAATTCCTATTACTTCTCTCCAGCAACTTTTTGGGCTGATATTTGActtgaatttgcaaaatttttttagaacaaTAACATAGGACATACGAAATTTCTCGAAAGTAGGAGGAGCTATGACATTATCACTAGTTAAATTTACATTAACTACGAGTTAATCATACACGGATTAGTTTGTCAATGTCTAtattttgtgaaagtttcaaattttcagaTTAAAAAACGAAAGCCAAAATGCATGAGCCGCGAGAAACatattaagcacgaattgaaaagaatgaaaaagtaaaaattaagttGAAGTATCCATAGATGAGTGCTTCGTCATAGTTAAGAATAATATAacggaaaaatgaaattgagaaATTCTTGTATGTATTATTGATATATGATAATAAAAATCACATCACCCTGTTTGTAGGCTTTTATAGATCACTCTCTAAAGTAATATATACATCAAGATACGCATAATTTTGAAGATACAGTAAATCAACAGAATTATCAAAATATCTATGAATAAGAAATTATCCCATGGAATATCAAATATAACCACTCAAGAATATGAACTAGCAAAagagatatatgcataatctTGAAAGATATGCAGAATTATATAGATACACTAATATCCCTAACAGTGTCTTCCAAACTCTAACTCTCTCCCTCCTGCGGGTCCTCCCTCATTTAGAAGAAGTAGAGGTGATGGGTGTAGACTGTAGTCCGTGGGGTAATCTTTGGGGATAGTTTTCGAGTTTTATAGGAGGATAGTTAAATGTGAGATTAGTGGCAAGTTGCCGCTAGTTGGATTCAGGGAGAATTACTAAAAacagttctaaatctattgtaattgtgcaagTTCTAAATCTTCTGATCCCGACTGCACGATTTTTCCTTATGAtggtgcttctctttctttcttttttaagctGGGATTTTAATTCTTTCCTCACTTTTCACGAGTTCTTGttgctttcttcaatttttctggGATCCGGCTGTGAAGTTTGCATAAACTTACAGCGGGGTCGCcacaaatttcaatttgggTCAAACACTCGAAATACAATTAAGACATAGTCGACATGGATGGTGGTGTTCTACAGGTTAGCATTTAAATGGTGCTTTCTGGCCGCAATCGTAACTCTTTCGCGACTATTCAAATATGCTTATGGTAGTTGTGCTTAACCTAAATCTTACGGGGTTAGGACTGTCACGTTTATTCTTTACCCTGGCGGCTCGACTTCTGCTGCTATTATTTGGCCAAGATTGATAGAGTGAGATTGACTCCCAATATAATAACGGAGCAAAATACTAGGGGGGGCCAGCCGCAGAGATTAGTTAAACTATCCTCGAAAAAGATAATAAAGGAGCAGCCACGGCTGCTCGAGTTTTATTTAAAAGTGCATTAACGAATGAGaaaacaacaagaagaaaataatcagAGCCTCCCCGACGTCTCCTCACCAAAAAGTTGCTCCAGAGAAACCAGGCTTAGGGTCACGGACCTACACCGGTGAAGCGCCATATCCTCAGTCCCGCACCTCGTGAATCTTTGCTTGTTGACATCGTACAAACACGTGTCCCCCCAGCGATGGAGGATCAGCTTCTCGAGCTCGTACGGTCCTAGCACGTAGTAAAACTTGCCGACCGTGTCGATCCTGTATTTTATGGTCCACTCTCTGCGGGTGCTGGTGGCGTCCTTAAGCACCCACGTCTCGAGGTGGGTTGTGTTCGAAATACGGTACAGGAACAACGCCAGCGATTCTCCCACCTCGTGCATTCCGGTGGCTCCGTAGGAATCATCCGAGATCGGGATTGGGATCAAGCTGAATTCCTCACTGGTAAGGTCAAAGGAGAGCGTCGCCTTCACCCTCTTGTCGATCAACCAGTTCAAAGCTCCGCAAGCAAAGACGGATTTACTACAAAGCCACTGAGAAGGCGGCGGGGCTTTGCAGGTCCTCCACAATTGCTTTTTGAAATTGCAGACTCGAGCCCCTGTTGTGCGGGTATGAGTCTCCTCGTCATAGTCAATTTCACTGATTTGTACCATCTTGTACGTGTTGGCAGAGCGATCAAAGCCGAACCCGCAAACCAACTTGATAGCTGACATGTTTGGTAGAAGATCAGATACTCTTGGCAATCTCAGAATCTCTTTAGCAAGAGGATTAATCAGGAGTTCAGGATTATTCTCGATATCGGTCCAGTGCCCGAAAAGGAGGAAGCCATTGCAGGCACCTTGGAGCATGTAGCCTTTCAGTTCCGGAAATTTCCCTATCAGGATCATCTTCATGGCCGCTTCCTCTTGTATCTCGGAGATATAGATCTCCTCTTTTCCATACTCATGGTGTAGAAGCACTCGCTCTTTCGAGCAGTGCAATGAGTTGCGGAAGTAGGAATCATCGATGGCTTCTCTCCAGCGCTTGCAAACGCATCGGAATCGTAGCAGCGACTGGCTCGAGACTCTAGAGAGGATATCGGAGAGGATGGCTAGAGGAAGTTTGTTCATCTTCATCGAGAGTGGAGCCACCGTCTGCTTGAGGCTGTTCACCGGCGTATGTCCATCACAAGGAAGGAGAAGGATTATTTATTAAGAATTTATCAATTATAGAGTCTATTTCCTTGTTCTATTCGGACGAGGATTACTAtggatagatagatagatagatatcTTTCATCACCTTCCTCGACATGGTTAAGACGGGCATCACTATCTTTGCAAAATTTGGTTGGATTCCGCTATCTTGGCAATTGGCAGACCGGTATATATCTGCAATATGTAAAAAAatatgttataaaaaaaaaagatttgtcaATATCTGCAATGATGCCTACGGTCTTTGTAGACTAATGGTTAGATTTAATTTTGCAATCTAAGGTAAATCGTGCAGATACTATAGATACAATTTAAGGCGTGGATGTAGTGGTCTTTTGGTAAATTGGCAATCCACATCCCTTTGATAAACGATAAATTTCATTGAATAAAGTCATCATTACCTATACCGAGGATGATACTAAGCCAACAAAAAgatttcacatgatttcaacatcacaaattgattttaaaaatcaacacattctattaataaaaatattcccaATCG
Protein-coding sequences here:
- the LOC115737807 gene encoding F-box/kelch-repeat protein At3g23880-like; protein product: MKMNKLPLAILSDILSRVSSQSLLRFRCVCKRWREAIDDSYFRNSLHCSKERVLLHHEYGKEEIYISEIQEEAAMKMILIGKFPELKGYMLQGACNGFLLFGHWTDIENNPELLINPLAKEILRLPRVSDLLPNMSAIKLVCGFGFDRSANTYKMVQISEIDYDEETHTRTTGARVCNFKKQLWRTCKAPPPSQWLCSKSVFACGALNWLIDKRVKATLSFDLTSEEFSLIPIPISDDSYGATGMHEVGESLALFLYRISNTTHLETWVLKDATSTRREWTIKYRIDTVGKFYYVLGPYELEKLILHRWGDTCLYDVNKQRFTRCGTEDMALHRCRSVTLSLVSLEQLFGEETSGRL